A single genomic interval of Capricornis sumatraensis isolate serow.1 chromosome 11, serow.2, whole genome shotgun sequence harbors:
- the CYP7B1 gene encoding cytochrome P450 7B1: MGGFWPEPWLPQSLGSPGLALAAGLLLLVLCLSARRTRRRGEPPLIKGWLPYFGQALKLQKDPLGFMTTLQKQYGDIFTLLLGGKYITFILDPFHYTSVAKNQKLSFQIFTNKFLKRVFSIKKMITDSDLIDEIHSTYQFLQGKHLDILMESTMQNLKQVFEPQLLKTTSWSTEYLLPFCNSVIFEMTFTTIYGNVLADDKKTFITELKDDFLKFDEKFTRLASGIPIELLGNLKSVRTKLIKDLTIESLAKLQGLSEVVQRRNDILEKYYMPKDTEIGAHHLGLLWASVTNTVPTTFWAMYYLLRHPKAMAVLRDEIDHLLQSTGQKKGPGFSIYLTREQLDSLVYLESTILEVLRLCSFSGIFRFVQEDLTLHLESQDCCLRKGDFVVIFPPILHHDPEIFEAPEEFRFDRFTENGKKKTTFFKRGKKLKYYHLPFGLGVSKCPGRFLAMVEIKQLLVVLLSYFDLEIIDNKPLELNYSRFLFGIPYPDSDVLFRYKIKS, from the exons gaGACGTGGTGAGCCTCCATTGATAAAAGGCTGGCTTCCTTACTTTGGACAAGCCCTGAAATTACAAAAAGATCCTCTGGGTTTCATGACTACTCTTCAAAAGCAGTATGGtgacattttcactcttctccttggAG gaaagTATATAACATTTATCCTGGATCCTTTCCACTACACGTCAGTGGcaaaaaatcaaaaattaagctttcaaatatttactaataaattcttaaagagagtaTTTTCTATCAAAAAGATGATAACAGATTCTGACCTCATCGACGAGATTCATAGTACCTATCAATTTTTACAAGGGAAGCATTTGGACATACTGATGGAAAGCACAATGCAGAATCTGAAACAAGTTTTTGAACCCCAACTTTTAAAAACCACAAGCTGGAGCACAGAATATTTGTTGCCATTCTGCAACTCAGTAATATTCGAAATGACATTTACAACCATATATGGAAATGTTCTTGCTGATgataagaaaacatttattactgagttaaaagatgattttttaaaatttgatgaaaaattCACACGTTTAGCATCAGGCATACCCATTGAGCTTCTAGGAAACCTCAAGTCTGTTCGAACTAAACTTATAAAAGACTTGACAATAGAAAGCTTAGCTAAGTTACAAGGACTATCTGAAGTTGTTCAAAGAAGGAATGATATCCTGGAGAAATACTATATGCCCAAGGACACTGAAATAGGAG CACATCATTTAGGCTTGCTCTGGGCCTCTGTGACAAACACTGTTCCAACCACGTTCTGGGCAATGTATTACCTTCTACGGCACCCGAAAGCTATGGCCGTGCTGCGTGACGAAATTGACCATTTGCTGCAGTCAACAGGTCAAAAGAAAGGGCCCGGATTTTCCATCTACCTCACCAGAGAACAATTGGACAGCCTGGTCTACCttg AAAGTACCATTCTTGAGGTTTTGCGACTCTGCTCCTTTTCTGGCATCTTTCGTTTCGTTCAAGAGGACTTGACACTTCATCTAGAGAGCCAGGACTGCTGTCTGCGAAAGGGAGACTTTGTTGTCATCTTTCCTCCCATCTTACACCACGACCCTGAAATCTTTGAAGCTCCAGAA GAGTTTAGATTTGATCGTTTTACAGAAAATGGTAAGAAGAAAACCACCttttttaaaagagggaaaaagctgAAGTATTACCACTTGCCATTTGGATTGGGAGTCAGCAAATGTCCAGGCCGATTTTTGGCCATGGTTGAAATAAAGCAATTGTTGGTTGTGCTTTTAAGTTACTTTGATTTAGAAATAATTGATAATAAGCCCTTAGAACTAAACTATAGCCGCTTTTTGTTTGGTATTCCTTACCCAGACTCTGATGTTTTAtttagatacaaaataaaatcgTAA